Within the Indicator indicator isolate 239-I01 chromosome 1, UM_Iind_1.1, whole genome shotgun sequence genome, the region TATCTAAGTGAAAACATATGGCTGACTTTTGAACAGGAAGGCAAAACATATCTTCTGTTTTAACAACCAGCCATAGCTCTGAGGAAAATGGGCAAACCTTTAAAACAATTATCAAGCTAAGTCATGCTAAGATGTAAAACAAAAAGCTACACAAGTACTTTCTCACTTAGAGCAAATTGGTTGCACTGAGACTATAACAATAAATACCATATAAATTAGTAAAATTGGCCATTATTTTGAAGTGTTCTGATGATACATAAACGAGTTAACATgacttgggttttctttttgctctttttttttttttcttcttgttttaaaaggaattgaagaggggaaaaatgtcCTGACAATGTATTGTAACATGCAGTATGACTAAAATCAATCACATCAACAATCTCAAAGGAAGTATGCTGTTTCGATCTAATTTTAGTTAGCAAATTTACTGTAAAATCATGGCAAACATGGCAAAGTCTGGgtaacaaaacagaaagaccCTGAGCAACATTGTAAGTCTGTAAGAACACTACTTATTTTGATTTTGGAAATCGCCCTTAAACCATTTGATTCATTCTGGTCACTGGGGCTGTGCATCCTGTGCTTTTTTTATGAACCCATTACACACCATTTAATGAATGCATCTAAACCAAAGACAGGATTGCAAGAATGTCTGGAAAGTAATGTGTTAAGGAGTGTCCTCCTAGCTGCCAATCAGACATCactgggtgatcttgctctCTGAGACATGTTAGAAGGAATACAGCCACAGCAGACGAGCCAAAGTGCTTTCTGTATCTCCTGGTTTCTAAAAGCATATATTACGGGATTGATGATGGAGTTGTAGGTAGCTGGCAGGAGTGTGGCATAGGTGTATATAGAAGGGTAAGTGTAATCTGCTATTAAAGAATAGAGCGTAAAAGGCATCCAGCAAGCAGCAAAAGTCCCCAAAATAATGGCCAAAGTAGACACTCCTTTTCGGGTGGTCACATAGTGGGAAGTGGCCAGGAAATGGTGTTGCAAGGCAATCTGATGGGCATGGCGCATCACGATTTTACAGATCTGAATGTAGAGCTGCAGCATGAGGGCAAACATAAGCAAGAAAGAGACCGAAAGGACGGCTGCATTATTTTTAGTGAGTGGTCTGATAACACTGCAGGTGGATTCATCTCTGAGGCAGTTCCAGCCCATTACAGGCAGCAGTCCAATACAGATAGATGCTCCCCAGAGCAATATAAGCATGACATAGGTAAAAGTGACAGTCCTCTCTGAATTATAAGTCAAAGCGTAATACAGGGAGAGGTAACGATCAACAGTAATAGCCAGCAAGCTGCCGACAGATGCTGAGAAAGAGGCAACAATCAGTCCAATCGTAACCAGTTTCGTAGCTTCTGATTGCAGAAGGTATGCGAAAACGAAATTGATGATCAATCCAATGCCCGCTAAGAGATCTGCCAGCGCTAGGCTGCCTATCAGGAGGAACATAGGGGCACGAAGACTGGGGTTATGGAAAATGATAAGAACCACAACGGCATTTTCGCAGGAGATAAGGGTCCCTGAAGTACACAAGACAATGTCCCAGGGGTTTACCAAAAGCTCTGGCTCTGGGTCTACGACAGGAACCAGGGAGGAGCCTGTGGCTGAGGCATTCTCGGTAAAGCTGGCTTCTACATGATCCTGAGGCAGCCAGCTCAAATTAACCTTCAGATCTTCATTCATTTTAACCCCTGTCTTCTTCAAcggaaagacattttttttaatgttcagaCAGCACCGGATACAGCAACCCCAGAGCATGCAACGCCCTAGACGGCAACACCAATCTCATGTGCAGGCAGGCATTTCTTACATAAATGtgacaataaaaataaaccaacccaaaacaacaaataaacgGAGGAGGGGAAGGTAGTAAAAAGTCCCCGAAATCATCAGCCAAGGGACCAACACACGGAGGCTGAGTGATCCTAACTGCAGTTCCCTTCACCTGCATATGGAGGAAGGCACAAGCAGGCAGGAGCCCATAAACCAACCAGCACCACCCCCCAACCCAAAAGCGCTGCAATTCGGGGTAGGGGCCGACTGTGGGGCGGTGTAAACCCGTTATCCAGCACCCGCAATTTCAAAGTGGGATTATTTTGGTCATGGATGGAGCGGCCAGGATGGGGGAGGTAGGGAGGGTGGGAATATCCTTCACCGACCCCCTGTGAGGATACCCCGCCCGAGctaggaggaggagaaggagggggagggcgGGGGAGTGGGGGCGATATCCTCGGAGAACTTACAAACTCGACGCGGACACAACGCacactccccccacccccaccatcaTACACCCCACACGCTCCCCGGCAGCGGTCACCTGGGCTTTTCCCCCGGGCTGGtcggaggaaggaaggaggaaggaggaagaaggaaggtgaGGGGAGGGTCGCCGTGATCCCTTCTAAGGCAGCAACGGGACCGCCCGCCCTCACGGCGGGCTCGAGGGCGCAGCGCAGGTGCGCGCGccccgtcccccccccccctcacccccccaagCAGCGCGCGCGCGGAAGGAGATGCCGCGCCTCGTGCGCGCGCGCCTGCGCAGGTGCCTCCCGCTGCGCGCGCGCGGGAGAGTGCTAGTGCGGGAAGAGGGGCGGGGAGGACCGGGGAGGGGGCGTCCGCCCGCACTCCGGTCCTCCCcgcccctcttccccctcccccccccccccccccgtacTGAGGTGATCCTTCCCCCACCGACTCGGTTTTTGGCGGGGGATGAACCTTTCGGTAGGTTTGAGGTTGCTGAAGGAGGTTTTGGGGGTGCGGATGGTTGTTAACAGCATCCTGTGCAGCTTGGTGAGGCGGTTCTGTGCAGGTTTTGGGGGTGCGGATGGTTGTTAACAGCATCCTGTGCAGCTTGGTGAGGCGGTTCTGTGCAGGTTTTGGGGGTGCGGATGGTTGTTAACAGCATCCTGTGCAGCTTGGTGAGGCGGTTCTGTGCAGGTTTTGGGGGTGCGGATGGTTGTTAACAGCATCCTGTGCAGCTTGGTGAGGCGGTTCtgcataaacataaggaaaaaaactgtTCACTtttgaggctggcagagcactggaatagagAGATTgcggaatctccatctctggaagcattcaaaacccatctggacatgttcctgggtGATTAGGTGATCCTGCGCTAGCAGTGGGGTCAGATCTTTAGATGTCCCTTCTAGTCCCTTGCTGGTCTTGCAGTGGTCGAGTGGTCTTTCActcccagcagagcctccaAAAACCATTTTGTTCAAAATTATTCATGCTGTGAGGGTGGTTGAGTGCTGgtatgggttgcccagagaggttgcagggTCTCCATCCCAAACATGGTGACGTGGTCTTGTGTGGATGTGCTTTGATGAACCCAACtttgagcagcagggctggaccaGAACATCTCCAGAGGCACCATAAGATACTGGAGATAGTACAAACATGATGGCAGGATCCTGagtggacctgctctaacatcGAGCAGGGCAGAATATGCCCTACTTTGAGCATCAGGCTACACTAGACTGTGCCCAGAGATGCCCTATGGCCTCTACTGTTCTGTGGTGTATGGTATAACTACATGAAAATGAATACAGAGTATAAAAGATTTAATAGAGTAATGCAGAGTTTGAGGTCTAGAGCAGGTAGCACCTACAGTGTGCAGAGAACCCACTGGGAAAACACGGATATGGGGGTGCCTGCCATCTTCAGAGAGTGATATTAGAGACACTTGGCCAGATTTGCAAACCTGTTATGTATTGAATGGTGCAAGCAGGCCAGTGGGACTTCTAGTGACTTAGAAACTGAACTTGAATAGAAGCCACTGGCTCAGAGGAGCCACATCAAACATCTTTAGACACCAGATATAGACATTTGTGTGCAGGAGATAATCTCTAAAGTCTCCTATATTGTCAATGGAGAGAAGCGTGTCCTCCAGGCCATGGCAAATAGTGGGATTAATTGGTCTTTAGAGGATTCTGATCAATTTTAAGAAAATATGCTATGCTTTGTCCTCATTTACACCACtggacagggccctgggcaacctcatgtagttgaggatgtccctgcttgttgcagggggggttggactgagtgACTTTTAgaagtcccctccaacccaaaccattctataattttatgattctatgtctaaAACACTTTGGAAAATCTGGCCCTGGGGGAACAACTGGAATCTAGAGGGAAGATTTCCTTCTCCCTTGTTGAGCCATGCACTCAGCATGCACATGTAGCGCCATCCCTCAGATCTACCTCGGTCACTGTGCTAAGCCTTGTGAAATTTTGCTGGATGATTCAAGATGATGAATTCATATTTCTGTTGACCCTCCTGCTTTATTACAAGGATTAAAAATCCTTGCTGCTAATCACTGTCTTCTGTATGTATTCACTGATAAAGATCTTAAATATCTTACGTGACAATGCAACAGCTACTTTCATGTGATCTAATCGAAATATGTTTGGTGTATTTCAGCATTTGTCAGTCTTACATTTAGAGCAGTtacattaaaaatgtaaagCTTTTCTTCCCTCATGAACATTGGTTTTACAAATGGGAAAGACCAGAATTTCAATTAAGTATTTTAATTTAGGACTTCGGAGAGCTGTGTTTATTCACTTGGTTAATTTGAGAACGATTTCCATTCCAATTACAACACATTGTAAACAAGCTAATGTTTGAATCCTGTATTGCCAGTTTGTCACTGTCAGTGAGATGGTGGACGGTGTTGCTCATTAGGGCAGATGGCATCGGTGTGAATTTCACCCTGTAACACCACAGAACGGTAGTAAGCTAGTGGAATCACACTTTCAAAGCATTGTGAAGATTAACAGATACAAAAATTAGAGATAAGTCATAGTTAAAGAGCTTATACCAGAGTCTTAGCAGTGACTTCGGTCTCTCCCATGATCATGCTAATACAGATGATGTTTGCTGACCCTCAAGCTAGCACAGAACAGCATAATACTGCTGTAGCAGGAAGCAGAGGTCAGGTTGTGCTGGCTTTGGACCCAAGCTAGGATCGGTGTCTGACGCTGTGACTGCCATGGTGATGTAAAAAGATACTCTGGTCTATCTCAGGTGACACAGTATGACTTTGCATAGTATTAGCATATCCTGAGGCATCTGTGAATTCTAGTGCTGTTTGCCTCAGGACATGTTTTCTAAGTTACTCTTCAGGAAGTCTGTGGCCTGCTGTGTCCAGGAGGTCTGGATGAGTTCAGGCAGGTCCACTTCTTCCCTTTGAGTTGCTATGGCTGACAATACATTGCAATGGCTCCTCTGGGGCTATGCCCCTTGCCCTGAGTGGCAAGTCTGCTTCCAGGCCCCTGTGTGCTGTGGGAAGCCTGTTCATAGAGTTGAGAGGTGAAAAACATCAACTAATCCTATGACTTCCTGgtctgaagaggaggagcatCAGGCTTTGGGATACATTCTGATTTAGCCAGAAAATAAGAATAGAGCTGTCCATAGAGACCAAACAGCTCaatgtaaagagaaaaaaatattcataagTAACATATTGACatattcttctctttttaatCCCTACTTATAGGATCCTAGGCTTTAATCCGTGTAACCAAAAGCACCCTGAAGGAGCACCTAGTCAAGTGGCAGTCCTCATGAAggtatttttcctttgcatttccCCCATGCATAGTCTCATAATAACTTTATTAAAAACATAGTTCATATGCTAGTAACAGCTCTTGCAAATGATAAGGTTTAGCTCTACAAAAGAAGTGTGAAAACCCCAAATATATGATGGCAGCCTGTGTGCATTTTAGAAATGGCTTTTGTtagaatttttctttcagaggaTTAAATATCTTTAAATATCCACAGTGGTATTATATATGAATTTtaaatttcagaaaaataactCTGTACAGTTAGTCTAAAAGAAAATCAAGAGATGACTGGAATGGTGTACATTTACCAGGCTTTCACACGGCTCTTGAATATAATAGAAAAGGGTGTAATGCCTGGAAgctgaaattcacagaatcccagaacattaggtgttggaagggaccttgaaagatcatctagtccaactcccctgccatagacaggttcacctagagtaggttacataggaacgtgtccaggtggtttttgaatgccttcagagaaggagattccacagcctctctgggcagtctgttccattATTTTGTCACccacacagtgaaaaagtttttccttatgttcatatgcaaccttctgtgctccagcttgcacccattgccccttgtcctatcactggacatctctgagaagagcctgtctctGTCTTCCTGAGACTTgaccctcacatatttataaacattaaagaGGTCACCTTTCAGTCTCcttcaagctgaagagccccagatccctcagcctttcctcataagggagatgttccactcctttaatcatctttgtggttctgtgctggactctttcaagcagttccctgtccttgaaccaaggggcccagaactggacacagtattccagatgtgtcctcaccagggaagagtagagggggaggagaacctctctccagcTACTAACCAGTCCCCTTCTAATACATCCCAGGAtatcattggccttcttggccacaagggcacattgctgtctcacaGAGTTCAGATTCAAAATCAATCTCAAACATTTAATAGCAACATATTTAAGTACTGGAAGAACACATTCAGCCAAGTAATGGTTCCATTCCCTCTTGGTACCTTTTTGGAACATGCCCTTATCAAATACAAGTTCTACATAGGcacaagccaaaacaaaaaccttacCCAAAAGCagaagtaattaatttttttttcttgttgcagCTTATTACAGCAAGGAAAATTTCCTTATAACTCACAGTTTGTTCTTTTTCAGGTAAAAGAATATGGTACACTGGTTGGTCTTAGATGTTTCAAAGCAACCACTGTTCCCTTGGGTGCCAAATGTTGGTAGCCAAGGCTGCTCTGAATAGTGGTCCTCTACTAGTGggctcttttctttcctgtctgtttttttttttttttgtagctacTGTGgttctttcctccttccattAACAAAATTTACTGATTTTATGTCTTCTCCACATATActttaaataacttttttttcttttttcttatgaTGATTTATCATGACTGGAACATTCTGGAACTTAGGACAGTGCACTTGATTTCTACTTTTGCGCAGCTTTTGGCTATTTTTAATTACATCTACAAAATGTAGCTTCATGCCAGTCTTCATTTACTAATTGGGGATAAAGCGTGAGATGAATGTGAGAGGCACTGAGCCTCCTTAGGCTGCCACAAAGTACTTGAAGTTCTTCAAAAGACCACAGAGGATAGTGGTGGTGCTCTCACTTCTCAGTGTtcttagaaagaaaacaagacaagcataataaaaatactaaaagATGTATGCTATCCTGGGAAAAGTTTGTACTACAAACCATTATACTGACAATGCTTAAATGGAAAGGCTGGCTTGCAGCTATATTTGGTTGCTCTGTTCGCTCACAATAGAATAACCCACAGCTGAAAATTATTTGAGGCACATTGATaattttagttatttttaatgAGATAGTGGGCATCATGGCTCTTAAAAGCATGGGGAATCTTTCTGAGAACATCTCTGAAATTCAGTTATAATAGATGAGATGACCAACTTCTCTGTCAGAAGGACAAATGACTGCATGGGTGCAACATATAAACGATGATTTAAATGTCCATGCTTGCACCTTGGTGGAAAACGTGGTAGCAATGCTTAAAGGTATGTTACCACATTTGAATGTAGGAACTGGCAACTATTGTAGGCAATGCTATCATGGTGTATAAACCTCATGATGATCAGGCTGCAAAAGAAAGAAGTAGGATCTATGCACTTTTATGATCTGAGCATGATACCCCTGAACTGTTTGTAAACTCAcaaatgctattaaaaaaaaaaaagaaatacactgCAGTGCATGACATGGGAACCTAACGTACTTTTCATCGATGCTCTGACCATAGCTCACTCCTGTTTGAATTCCTAACttagtttcatttaaaaaatactatATATGCTTTTCTCTGTAATTTCTCTATTGCTGagcattaaatattttatatagcAAGATAAATATGGGTAAGTTTTACTTTCAAATGTGGTCACCTCTTCCCTATGAATGCTCTCTGCCTGTGTCATACTAAGTTTACATCCTAAGAGTAAGGAGGCTGGCTGGAGGGGTGGTTATTGTCCAATTAATGCTTTACATTACACGTGTTTTTCAGTGAAAGGGGCTTAGCTCTGAGCTTGGCTGGTGGCAGAGCCCACCAGAGTTTGACTTGTATCCAACAGGAAAGTATCTTAGAAATGCCTCACAGACCAAACCTGATTGTTTGTATGAAAGTGATGCTCTACTTTAATCCATGTAATCAAATGAAATTAGAATTTATTCTGGGATAAAtccactggaaagaaaaattttaCAGTTGCACTCTGAGATACTCTGCATGACAGCAACTTTCTGAATTGCTTATTTGCTAATAACAGTGTTAGAGACTTGGGGACTCCAAGTGAGTAATAATGCAAGTACAACTTAGGACAGGTCAGACAGGAGTTTTATTAACTGTGATCATAGTTACTGATGTGGGGAAGTAGGCAGCTGGAAACAGTCACTCTTAGCTTTTACTTGAAAAGAATATTCTTTTAGTTAGGATAAAATTTTTAACCAGACCTCTCAAATCTTAAATCTTAATGATTTTACCCCACACCAGCAATGGGTACTACATATAACCACATCTATAAAGGAGCAGTAGCAAAACTGCTTTCAAGTTTTCTGTCAAGACATCACAACAAGTTAAAATTTGTGCTTTATTTCACCCAGTAATCCTGAAAACAAAtaatatgtgtgtgcatgtatttGTTAGGGACTACAAGATTGAAGGAAGGAATTCTGAACAGGAACAGAAGCTTTTCAGTCCACTTGATTAAAATGGAGCACATATAGTAATCATGTAAAACTGCTATAGATTGACACTGCcggtctcctcttcttccttgacTTTCTTAGTTACTTCCTGTCATGATCACTGGTCACCAccctatttatttttcaaggaTTTTTCTTCAACTCCGACCTGTTTGTCTCCTTGCATTCAGACAATCTATGCCCTTTAGATTATGATATTACCTTCCTGACCACCTGCATGGTGATACCTCTTGCTTAGTCTGTCATTAATGAAGCATGATTCTATCCATGCTGAACAAATGTAACCTTCTGCTGGTATCCAGTGTTGCCTGCTGAAGTCACTTCCCTAGAGTAGTCCTCTGACCAATTGAATTCTCTCTTAACAACCCTCCACAGACTCTTGCCTCTCTAATGTTAAATATGAAAGTCCCCCATATCTGCCATGTAAGTAGCTGGCTACACTTgttatagggtttttttttggtgtatcaTCCTTCCAGAGGTGTTCTTATTTTCTCTAAAACAGGTATTTAATGAgccttttctgtattttcacataATCTAATGAAGATCCTCTCACTCCTCTGATTGCTTTTACTACCGGCCTAGACAGCATCTTTGCATTTGGCTAGTACAGAGCAAATTAATACACAAACAAAACTATTATTGATGGTGATGTACATTAGACAGCTGAGTGTAATCCTAGTGACAAATAACAAAATGTGTGCTTTCAGTTTACTTCCAGAATTCCCTTTCAGAGGCAATACCAGGGAGAGTCTGTGTTTCCTGTTGCCTGATATGTTCCTTTCCACTTTTCTCTTAGACAAAAAGTAATAAAGCAGCTAATGTACTTTTCATTGATGCTCTGACCATAGCTCACTCTTGCTTGAATTCCTAACTTCATTTTCCTTGTAAAATATTGCATAGgaaattttgttttgtcttattTACCTATTCGCAACTGGCGTTTCTCGCATGCTGTCGCCCTTGTTCTCAACAGTCTACAAGATGAGAGAATCACGATCAAGTGACAGTAGTTTATCAAATTCAGTAGCCAAGATGCACTAACTGCACTTATCCCTATACTTAGACCCAGCTTAGAGGTTATGTAACTTAATTTACCTTATGgtaaaaaagaattaaatggCACCATTTTGCATTTTTCATGGTCCAAGACTGATTGCAGAGGCAACTTCACAGACATTTGATGACTTGTTAATGGTAATAACCTtcctggacttgtgcaaagcatttgacaAAGTCCTTAATGACACCCTTGTCTCTAAATTGAagagacatggacttgatggatggCCCATTTGGTTGGTATTGGGACcaagtgctgtttaa harbors:
- the GPR12 gene encoding G-protein coupled receptor 12, with the protein product MNEDLKVNLSWLPQDHVEASFTENASATGSSLVPVVDPEPELLVNPWDIVLCTSGTLISCENAVVVLIIFHNPSLRAPMFLLIGSLALADLLAGIGLIINFVFAYLLQSEATKLVTIGLIVASFSASVGSLLAITVDRYLSLYYALTYNSERTVTFTYVMLILLWGASICIGLLPVMGWNCLRDESTCSVIRPLTKNNAAVLSVSFLLMFALMLQLYIQICKIVMRHAHQIALQHHFLATSHYVTTRKGVSTLAIILGTFAACWMPFTLYSLIADYTYPSIYTYATLLPATYNSIINPVIYAFRNQEIQKALWLVCCGCIPSNMSQRARSPSDV